From the Homo sapiens chromosome 1, GRCh38.p14 Primary Assembly genome, one window contains:
- the PRAMEF14 gene encoding PRAME family member 14: MSIQAPPRLLELAGQSLLRDQALSISAMEELPRVLYLPLFMEAFRRRHFQTLTVMVQAWPFTCLPLGSLMKTLHLETLKALLEGLHMLLTQKDRPRRWKLQVLDLRDVDENFWARWPGAWALSCFPETMSKRQTAEDCPRMGEHQPLKVFIDICLKEIPQDECLRYLFQWVYQRRGLVHLCCSKLVNYLTPIKHLRKSLKIIYLNSIQQLEIRNMSWPRLIRKLRCYLKEMKNLRKLVFSRCHHSMSDNELEGRLVTKFSSVFLRLEHLQLLKIKLITFFSGHLEQLIRCLQNPLENLELTYGYLLEEDMKCLSQYPSLGYLKHLNLSYVLLFRISLEPLGALLEKIAASLETLILEGCQIHYSQLSAILPGLSHCSQLTTFYFGRNCMSMGALKDLLCHTSGLSKLSLETYPAPEESLNSLVRVDWEIFALLRAELMCTLREVRQPKRIFIGPTPCPSCGSSPSEELELHLCC, translated from the exons ATGAGCATCCAGGCCCCACCCAGACTCCTGGAGCTGGCAGGGCAGAGCCTGCTGAGAGACCAGGCCTTGTCCATCTCTGCCATGGAGGAGCTGCCCAGGGTGCTCTATCTCCCACTCTTCATGGAGGCCTTCCGCAGGAGACACTTCCAGACTCTGACGGTGATGGTGCAGGCCTGGCCCTTCACCTGCCTCCCTCTGGGATCACTGATGAAGACGCTTCATTTGGAGACCTTAAAAGCATTGCTGGAAGGGCTTCATATGCTGCTTACACAGAAGGATCGCCCCAG GAGGTGGAAACTTCAAGTGCTGGATTTGCGGGATGTTGATGAGAATTTCTGGGCCAGATGGCCTGGAGCCTGGGCCCTGTCCTGCTTCCCAGAGACCATGAGTAAGAGGCAGACAGCAGAGGACTGTCCAAGGATGGGAGAGCACCAGCCCTTAAAGGTGTTCATAGACATCTGCCTCAAGGAAATACCCCAGGATGAATGCCTGAGATACCTCTTTCAGTGGGTTTACCAAAGGAGAGGTTTAGTACACCTGTGCTGTAGTAAGCTGGTCAATTATCTAACGCCGATTAAACATCTCAGAAAGTCATTGAAAATAATATACCTGAATAGTATTCAACAGCTGGAAATTCGCAACATGTCCTGGCCACGTCTGATAAGAAAGCTTCGTTGTTACCTGAAGGAGATGAAGAATCTTCGCAAACTCGTTTTCTCCAGGTGCCATCATTCCATGTCAGATAATGAACTCGAAGGACGGTTAGTCACCAAATTCAGCTCTGTGTTCCTCAGGCTGGAACACCTCCagttgcttaaaataaaattgatcacCTTCTTCAGTGGGCACCTGGAACAGCTGATCAG GTGCCTCCAGAACCCCTTGGAGAACTTGGAATTAACTTATGGCTACCTATTGGAAGAAGACATGAAGTGTCTCTCCCAGTACCCAAGCCTCGGTTACCTAAAGCATCTGAATCTCAGCTACGTGCTGCTGTTCCGCATCAGTCTTGAACCCCTCGGAGCTCTGCTAGAGAAAATTGCTGCCTCTCTCGAAACCCTCATCTTGGAGGGCTGTCAGATCCACTACTCCCAACTCAGTGCCATCCTGCCtggcctgagccactgctcccagctcacCACCTTCTACTTTGGCAGAAATTGTATGTCTATGGGTGCCCTGAAGGACCTGTTGTGCCACACCAGTGGGCTGAGCAAGTTAAGCCTGGAGACGTATCCTGCCCCTGAGGAGAGTTTGAATTCCTTGGTTCGTGTCGATTGGGAGATCTTCGCCCTACTTCGGGCTGAGCTGATGTGTACACTGAGGGAAGTCAGGCAGCCCAAGAGGATCTTCATTGGTCCCACCCCCTGCCCTTCCTGTGGCTCATCACCGTCTGAGGAACTGGAGCTCCATCTTTGCTGCTAG
- the PRAMEF15 gene encoding PRAME family member 15 — translation MKMSIRTPPRLLELAGRSLLRDQALAMSTLEELPTELFPPLFMEAFSRRRCEALKLMVQAWPFRRLPLRPLIKMPCLEAFQAVLDGLDALLTQGVRPRRWKLQVLDLQDVCENFWMVWSEAMAHGCFLNAKRNKKPVQDCPRMRGRQPLTVFVELWLKNRTLDEYLTYLLLWVKQRKDLLHLCCKKLKILGMPFRNIRSILKMVNLDCIQEVEVNCKWVLPILTQFTPYLGHMRNLQKLVLSHMDVSRYVSPEQKKEIVTQFTTQFLKLRCLQKLYMNSVSFLEGHLDQLLSCLKTSLKVLTITNCVLLESDLKHLSQCPSISQLKTLDLSGIRLTNYSLVPLQILLEKVAATLEYLDLDDCGIIDSQVNAILPALSRCFELNTFSFCGNPICMATLENLLSHTIILKNLCVELYPAPRESYGADGTLCWSRFAQIRAELMNRVRDLRHPKRILFCTDYCPDCGNRSFYDLEADQYCC, via the exons ATGAAGATGAGCATCCGGACTCCACCCAGACTCCTGGAGCTTGCAGGGCGGAGCCTGCTGAGGGACCAAGCTTTGGCCATGTCCACCCTGGAGGAGCTGCCCACAGAACTTTTCCCCCCACTGTTCATGGAGGCCTTCAGCAGGAGACGCTGTGAGGCCCTGAAGCTGATGGTGCAGGCCTGGCCCTTCCGCCGCCTCCCTCTGAGGCCTCTGATAAAGATGCCTTGTCTGGAGGCCTTCCAAGCTGTGCTCGATGGGCTTGATGCACTGCTTACCCAAGGGGTTCGTCCCAG GAGGTGGAAACTccaagtgctggatttacaggatGTCTGTGAGAACTTCTGGATGGTTTGGTCTGAAGCTATGGCCCATGGGTGCTTCCTCAATGCCAAGAGGAACAAAAAACCAGTGCAGGACTGTCCAAGGATGAGAGGACGGCAGCCCTTGACTGTGTTCGTAGAACTTTGGCTCAAGAACAGGACTCTGGATGAATACCTCACCTACCTCCTTCTATGGGTCAAGCAGAGGAAAGATTTACTACACCTGTGCTGTAAGAAGCTGAAAATTTTGGGAATGCCCTTCCGCAATATCAGAAGCATCCTGAAAATGGTGAACCTAGACTgtatccaggaggtggaagtgaaTTGCAAGTGGGTACTGCCCATCCTGACACAGTTTACCCCATACCTGGGCCACATGAGGAATCTTCAGAAGCTCGTTCTCTCCCACATGGATGTCTCTCGCTACGTTTCCCCAGAGCAGAAGAAGGAGATTGTTACCCAGTTCACCACTCAGTTCCTCAAGCTGCGCTGCCTCCAAAAGCTTTATATGAACTCTGTTTCTTTCCTCGAAGGCCACCTGGACCAGCTGCTCAG CTGTCTGAAGACCTCGTTAAAAGTCCTCACAATAACTAACTGTGTGCTTTTGGAATCAGACTTGAAGCATCTATCCCAGTGCCCGAGTATCAGTCAACTAAAGACCCTGGACCTGAGTGGCATCAGACTGACCAATTATAGTCTTGTGCCTCTCCAAATTCTCCTAGAAAAAGTTGCAGCCACCCTTGAGTACCTGGATTTAGATGACTGTGGCATCATAGACTCCCAAGTCAACGCCATCCTGCCTGCCCTGAGCCGCTGCTTTGAGCTCAACACCTTCAGCTTCTGTGGAAATCCCATCTGCATGGCCACCCTGGAGAACCTGCTGAGCCACACAATCATACTCAAAAACTTATGTGTGGAGCTGTATCCTGCCCCCCGAGAGAGTTATGGTGCTGATGGTACTCTCTGCTGGAGCAGATTTGCTCAAATTAGGGCTGAGCTGATGAACAGAGTGAGGGACTTAAGGCACCCCAAGAGGATCTTGTTCTGTACTGACTACTGCCCTGACTGTGGCAACAGGTCATTTTATGACCTGGAGGCAGATCAATACTGCTGTTGA
- the PRAMEF33 gene encoding PRAME family member 33, with translation MSLQAPSRLLELAGQSLLRNQFLTIFTLDELPREVFPLMFMEAFSMRRFEALKLMVQAWPFLRLPLGSLMKTPHLETLQAVLRGLDTLVAQKVRPRRWKLQVLDLQDVDENFWTIWSGARVLSCSPEAMSKRQTVEDCPRMGEHQPLKVFIDLCLKESTLDECLSYLFGWIHYRRGLVHLCCSKVQNYSMPTSSFRNLLERIYPDSIQELEVWKKCSLNKTGKFAPYLSQMSNLRELFLAFGYERELYVSVQWPCIPDLDSPFLCLYYPQMLYIKKISNIKEHLEHLLRYLKNPLGAFIFSDAYLADRDMECLSQYPSLSQLKELRLIHILMWTTNLQPLGALLEKVAATLKTLVLKDCRIQDPQLRVLLPALSHCSQLTTFNFHGNETSMNALKDLLRHTRGLSKLGLELYPAPLESLDYKGHVNWEILTPIRAELMRTLREVRQPKRIFFGPVPCPTCGSWPSEKVDFHLCS, from the exons ATGAGCCTCCAGGCCCCATCCAGACTGCTGGAGCTGGCAGGGCAGAGCCTGCTGAGGAACCAGTTCTTGACCATCTTCACCCTGGATGAGCTGCCCAGGGAGGTCTTCCCTCTGATGTTCATGGAGGCCTTCAGCATGAGACGTTTTGAGGCCCTGAAGCTGATGGTGCAGGCCTGGCCCTTCCTCCGCCTCCCTCTGGGATCCCTGATGAAGACACCTCATCTGGAGACCTTGCAAGCTGTCCTGAGGGGACTTGATACACTGGTGGCCCAGAAGGTTCGCCCCAG GAGGTGGAAACTTCAAGTGCTGGATTTGCAGGATGTTGATGAGAATTTCTGGACCATATGGTCTGGAGCCAGGGTCCTCTCCTGCTCCCCAGAGGCCATGAGTAAGAGGCAGACAGTGGAGGACTGTCCAAGGATGGGAGAGCACCAGCCCTTGAAGGTGTTCATAGACCTCTGCCTAAAGGAAAGTACACTGGATGAATGCCTGAGCTACCTTTTTGGGTGGATCCACTACAGAAGAGGCCTAGTGCACCTGTGTTGTAGTAAGGTGCAGAATTACTCAATGCCCACTTCAAGTTTCAGAAATCTATTGGAAAGGATATACCCAGACAGTATCCAGGAGTTGGAAGTCTGGAAAAAGTGCTCTCTCAATAAAACGGGAAAGTTTGCCCCTTACCTGAGCCAGATGAGCAATCTTCGTGAACTCTTTTTAGCCTTCGGTTATGAGCGTGAGTTGTACGTGAGCGTCCAGTGGCCGTGCATTCCTGACTTGGACTCTCCATTCCTCTGCCTGTACTACCCCCAGAtgctttatataaaaaagatCAGTAATATCAAAGAGCACCTGGAGCACCTGCTCAG GTACCTCAAGAACCCCTTGGGGGCCTTTATATTCAGTGATGCTTACCTAGCTGATCGGGACATGGAGTGTCTGTCTCAGTACCCAAGCCTCAGTCAGCTAAAGGAGCTGCGTCTGATTCATATCCTAATGTGGACCACCAATCTTCAGCCCCTTGGAGCTCTGCTAGAGAAAGTTGCTGCTACTCTCAAGACCCTCGTCTTAAAGGACTGTCGGATCCAGGACCCCCAACTCAGGGTCCTCCTGCCTGCcctgagccactgttcccagctcACCACCTTCAACTTTCATGGAAATGAGACCTCCATGAATGCTCTGAAAGACCTGCTGCGTCACACACGTGGGCTGAGCAAGTTAGGCCTGGAGTTGTATCCTGCCCCTCTGGAGAGTCTTGACTACAAGGGTCATGTCAATTGGGAGATCCTCACCCCAATTCGGGCTGAGCTGATGCGTACACTCAGGGAAGTCAGGCAGCCCAAGAGGATCTTCTTTGGTCCCGTCCCTTGCCCTACCTGTGGCTCATGGCCATCTGAGAAAGTGGACTTCCATCTTTGCTCCTAG